The window TTCTCCCCACACTCCTGCCAACCTCTGGTCCCCAGCAAAACCATTAGCAGGAAGTATGATGCCCACCTTCGCTGCCGCCCGCGCGGGTTCGTGATGGCTGGCGTGGGTGTGCTGCCTGGGCCTCTGGTTCTTGCTTGTAGGGAGGGGACATCCCTCCGCTGTCTGTAAGGTGCAATTTCCCCCGGGGTCATCCGGAGGTGCTGGCTGGGGCCCTGCTACCTGAGTCGCCCGTCTGCTTTGACGGGCCCCAGCTCTGATTTGGGGTCGGGGAAAACAGAACTCCAGCTGGTCAGTCTGCAGAGctccagggaggggcaggtggaggggccCATGGCACACAGTCCGGCCACAGACCAGAAGCCGCTCAGCTCCCCATCTGTCCAGGCCTCAAGTGCCGGGCCCGTGAGCTCCGCGTGCCGGCGGGCGGCCTCCTCCGCGGGCTCTGGCTGAGGCAGGTTCAGGATGCCGCTGAGGCCCTGGAAACTCTGCTCCATATACTCGTTGTGAGGTGGCCCGGCGTGCAGCCAGCTGGCGTCAtctggtggcgggggggggggggggggggggccacagaATAGGGGGTAAGCATGCCCCCCCCAACTGAGGCCACGAAGGCCAGACTCTTGAGATTCAGGTCTGGGCACCCCCACTTCTGTCCCAACTCTACCACTGAGTCACGTACGGCTGAGTGACCTATGACCTCGGGCTCATCTGCCGAACCTTCTGTGCCTGTAAAACTGTTAGTTTGAAAAAATCACGGCGGTCATCTCTGAATCCCCAACTTGGGGATTAAGTAGAACGGTGGGTTCAAGGCACGACGGATGATAAGGTGACGTTCCTGTAGTGGTCTGGTCTGTGTCCCCTGTGCCCCTTCTCAACCACCTCCAGTGGCTCCCAGAGCCATGAACGGCCCCCCACTCAGGCCCTCAGCTCTGGGGCCCAGCTCGCTTGTCCAGCCTCCCTTCCCACCGCTCCTTACATCCTACTCCTGCGACTCTCTGTTCCCCTTGTGCACCAGACACCTCAGCTTAGGACAGCCCTTCTCTGTCTATGAAATTCCAGTCCATCAAGGCTCAGCTCCAACAGCGGCCTCCATCTGTCCCCATCTCCTGCATCAGGCTGGGAGTCCCAGGAGAGCAGGGGTGCGGCTTGTCTGCTCTGGATCTGCCACAGCGCCCCCCACCCTTCCTTCTCTAGATTACCCCTGCTCTGACCCACTTTCTCTGTGATAAGATGTAGCCGGAGGAAGGGAACCTCTACCTACCCATTGAGCACCTGCTCACCTACTGGATACGGGCTATTTTCACCCACATACTCGTCCCTCACATCTCCCGAGCGGTGGCTGTACTAGGCCCCTCTCGAGGGAACCTGCAGTCTCTGCCTGTGTTCAGAGCCTGCTCGCTTAGCCTCAGCCAAGTGGGGGGTGGGCCACGTGACCCTGCCCACCCAGCCACACAACGGACTGAGGGCCAATCGGATCTGCCGTCCCAAGAATGAGGAGCGGGGGCCCCAAGAGGCCCTGGTTAGTTTCTGCTGCGCTGAGAGGCCACGTATCATGTACTGAGAAGCCAGAGCCTGAGGCTGCCACACAGACGGGACAGGATGAGGGACAAGATGGCCccacagagacagacaaagcaccTCCGGTTCCCGGTGAAACCCGAGACGTTTCCTGGGTTCTGGGGGACCACCCTGCATTCTTCCAACAATTTTCCCTTTGTACTTGAGCTAGTTTGAGGGGACTTGTGTTGCACACACCCAGGAGGTCTCCAATAGTTGTACCACTCCTACCTTACACGTAGTAAGACTGGGGCTCAGGAGGCCAAATAATTCGCCAAGGATAAAGGACCAAGTAAAGTGTCAGCTACACCTCACAGCCAagtctgcctgactccaaagcttgCCTCTCTACCCTACCTCAGTGCGGGGACACTGAGGGCCAGACCATCAGGGCCCCAACCCTGCCTCTTTCCCTACTCGAGGGTCAGCTCTGATGGTCAGCTTTTCGGGGTCACCTGCCAGGCAAATCCTATTCTATCCGGCTTCTGGGCCTAGATCCTTACCTTTCCTGAGAGGTAGTTTGCGGTTGAAGGTCAAGGGCAGCACGAGGAAGCGGGTCTCGCCCAGGGGTTCCCAGAATTGAAGCAGTCGAACAGTCCAGGCCCCTGGCCGCAGGGGCCGGCTCAGTGGGGGCTTGTACTGCGTGACCTCGGTGTCCGCGTCTACCGCGATGTCGTAAGATGTGGCCACCACGTAGGTGGGGTCAATCCACACCACGGTGGCCGTGAGGTTGGGGCCCCGGGCCCAGCGCTGCATGGCCACAGGCTCGTCCAGCGGCCCCAGCAACCCCCCAAAGTTCCGGAAAAGACGCTCCTTGGGGTCCCACTCGGTGCCGACCTGTagggagggaggcagctgggCAGGAGCCTGGGGAGAAAGTCCTCTCTACTCTGATGCTGCCTCTAACtctctgtgtgacctcaggccagGCACTGtatctttctgggcctcagtttccccatttgcaaaACGAAGGGCTTGGACTAGGATTTCCTCAGTATCTTTCTCAGCTCTCGGATTTGTTCTACACTCCTGTACTGGCTTGCTCTGCAGTGGTGGGGGCGGTAAGGCAGAGATGAAGTTTGAGGTCCTGCCCAGAGACCATCTCCACACAAAGCCAAGGCCTCTAAGAGCAAGAGGACACTCAAACGTCTAACGGAATATCAAAGTCCCTCCAGAAGAAAATCACTGTAGTTTCTGAAGCCTGGGCTCGTGTCGTAGAGCAGCTAcggtcccctccctgctcactgcACGTCCTCGGCGCACCCCAAGTGGGGAGGTGCTTCTCAGTGTGCGCATGCGGGGGAGACACAGGCATGAGCGCAGGGCATCACCAGGGTTCCATCACGGGGAAAGAGCCCATGGACTCAGTCCTGAGAGGCCCAGCCcagtccttctccctcccttgaggtctgtccctctcttcccacTACCCTGAGTCTTGCTGGGGGTCGGGAGAAAGCAAGGGGGAGGACCTGTCCCACCTCCAAACTCTGGAGCCGGCTGGCCTGGTCACTGCGCCCCAACAGCTTCAGCGACCCCTGGGGCATCAGCCACATCTCAAGCGTCTCTGCCGGCCCCTGGGCTGAGGGTTGCACCGGCTGTGTCACCAGGTAGCCCTGGAAATGGTCGTCATAGAAATACAGGTGCACGCTGGACGGCAAGCCCCTGGGCTCAAACCTAAGAAGGTTccagcagggagaaagggagatgcCATCAGCACACCCGACTGGCCTGGAGTCCCAGGGAGGGGGCTCTGAGGAGTCCCGTCCCCAGGCGCTTCCTTCGCCCCAAATCTCACGCCCCCAGCACCTGCACGCCTGGCTCTTGCCTTTCTCCCTGCCTCAGACTGGGGgctccctggggcaggggctgtcGCTTTCTGACTGACCTCCCCACGGGGCACCCTGAGGACCTGAGCTATGTCAAAAGGAGGCCTCACCTGCAGAGGGGGGTGGCCAGCGGGGGTGCAGCGGCGGCAGCATGGCGCAGGCTGAGGCGGACAAAGGCGTTGTAAGCGGTGAGCATCACATCGCTGAGCCCACTGGGGCCGTCGGCCGCGTCGTACGTGTTCTCCCAGTAGGCCTTGAGGGCCGGCGTGCCCGGGGGGGTAGCTGCCATACAGGTGGAAGTCCAGGATTTCCAGTACCTCCTGGTTCACAGTCGACTCAAACTTCCGGGCGAAGAAGGTGGGTCTGGAGACTTGCTGCAGCGGGAGAGGTAAGGAGGGTGAAGGGGTCCGGAGGCCCCTTCAGATGGCGTGGCTGGAGTGGGGGCCCTCCCCGGCCTCTTGGGGCCCTTCCTGCTGCCGCGGGAAGCCCCCTGGAGCCCCAGGCGCTGCTCCAGGGGAGGCCCCCCCCAGATGCTCGGGTGGGCTCACCCTGAATCCCTTCCGACCCTGGGAAGCACGcagagaggctggggcaggggccacGGGGAAGCACCTGCAGCCGGAGGAAGTCCTGTGGCTTGAAGTCGTTGGGGGAGCAGCCGCACCAGTCCACGATGTGCTTGTACTGGCACTTGCAGCCCAGCCTGCGGTTCCAGTTGGTGACCCGCAGGTTGTTGTCCACGAGGCTCTCGCAGGCTGGGCTGTTCTCCAGCACCGTGTGGAAGAAggactgtggggggggggggggggggcggggcaggggggagggtgaGCCTCGGGCACCCCGTCACGCAGCCTCCCTGGCCTCGCCGGGGACCTGGGCCACCCACCTCCGCAGGGAGCAGCGTGTAGGTGTAGAACTGGCGCAACTGGGCCACCAGCGGGTCGTCCGTGTACACCACGTACTCCACAAAGCCGCGCGTCAGCACGAACCAGTCAGAGCCGCCATCCACCACGATGCCCGCCGGGATCTGCCGCTCGCCCAGGCGCCACATGTGCGAGTCACATTCATGGAAGAGCCGGTCTAGGCCCTGTTTCTTGATGAACCTGCGGGTGGCAGACGAGCTCGCTCGGGCACCTTGGGACCAGTGGGCCTCAGTCTGTGGTTGGTTTGTAGGCTTTGCAAACCGGCCGTGTGTGGGAGGGGCTCTGACGAGCCCCCTGGCCGGGCACCCCCCCCCTgccgccccgccccctcacctGGAGTTGTCCCGGCCATGTGACTTGAGGAAGTTCTTGTCCCGGTTCTTAGACAGGAAAGCCACCAGCTCCTCGTTTGTCCTAGAGAAGGGAAGGGGTGTGGGTGGTGTGGGTAGGGGGCCTGGCTCAGGCCCGGGGCACAGCCCCCTCAGcaccctctgccttccctccccacccctgcctgcctcaTGGAGAGCTATCCTAGCCACTGGCCCTGCCCCCGGATGATGCTCCGGGGTGGGGGCACCCACAGCCTCCCTCCGCCCCTTGCCCTCTCAGCTAGCGCCCAGGTCCGGGCCTCTGCCTGCTCCCTGGTCCCTTGTCACTCTCAGTCCTGACATCACCTTTCACCAGCCCCTCTCCGAACACATGGCTGTGGTCCAGGGACCGGAATGAGGctgggtgtggggggggtggggggaagggaaggagtctatcaggcccctcccaccccaagcACCCCCAAGGGCCGCCCTCTGCTCTGCGGGATTCAGAGCACTGCCCCGCACCTGGTCGGGTAGTCGGTGGCACTGAGGTTGATGAAGAAGTCCCAGGCCCAGCCGGGCACCTCCAGCAGGTCCCGCATGCTGCGCAGATACATCCTCAGCAGGCTGGCCCCGCCCCAAATGGTGACCATGCGCCAGGGCGTCACCCGCACATTATCGTACCGCCGGGCCAGCTCTACCACCTCGCGGTGCAGGTAGTTGGAACGCTGGGGGCAGGTGGGCGAGACTCAGTAGCCATAGGGGACCCCCAGTATCACAGCCTCCCCCactccatcccaccccacccctggggaCAAGTGACGTGGAATGGAGAGAGCACCGGGCAGGACTCAGCTCCTAACTGGCTATGTCGCCTTGTGCTGGCCATTCCCCATGTTCTAGGCCTGCTCGCCTCTCTCCGGGCCACCTGAGCAGATCAGAGACCCTGTCCATCTGTGACCTTCTGGGTCTTGGTGCCGCTCGCTCAGATGCCTGTGTGgttaccccccgccccccccgcccccccaacagTACCTTGTCTACGTGGATGTAAAAGAAATGCTGCTCATGGTAGACAGCCTTGAGGAGACGCTTTAGCTGGCGGATGGCACGGCCGTGAACCACCAGCATGTAGGCGATTCGGACCGGGGGGCCGTCCACGGGCTGCTGGGCCCGGACTTCGTCCCACTGGATCCCGGGGCTCATCTTCCCTGAGAGGAGAGACCAGGGGCATCAGTGAGGCCCCTCCCCAGGCCACGGGGCGGGGGCGAGATGGGAAGAGGGACCGCCCGCCCGACGCTCCCTGGTCCCAGCGCTGCCTCTGCCACTCAGCACAGGTTGTCACCGGCTTAGCCAGGGAGGTGAGCCCCTCTGAGCCTTCTTCCTCTGAGAAATGAGGTGAAGACCCTGCCACCCCTGCGCCCGTGCCTGTCTCGTACTCTTACCAGCCAGCTGGCAGTGCCGGGGCACAGCCTTGGGCATGAGGCTCCCAGCCTGGTGCAGGCACACCACGTTGGCGATCTCCTGCTGGCACTGCTTGGAGCTGGCCCGGGCCAGGGCAGACAGCGCGTCCTTGCCCACAATCTCACACTTGGGGGTGAAGCCGTTGTCCGTGGGCTGGGAGGCGCCCTCCACGCTCCCCGTGTCTCCGTGTGGCGGGAAGCCAGCTGCCCCGACCAGCGCCTCCCCGGCTGCTGCCCCACTGAGGTTCTGGCGGCCTGGGGCCTCCGGGGGTGGGGCTGGCGGGACCCGGCGGTTGGCTCTGTGCCGGCTGGTCACGGCCCGTACCACCTTGGCCACGGGCATGCCGGGGCTCTCAGCGCGACCCCGCCAGCGCCCATGTCTTCTGCCCGCGCTGCCCCGCCGCCCAGCTGAACTGTCTGTGTCCTTGGAGCCCTCGCTGGGGTCCAGCGGCCGCggctttctctgccttcctttctgtAAGAGACAGGCAAACACAGGTCACAGGGACGGtcaccctcctcctgctcccttaGCTCCCTGCTGGCCCCTGCCACCCTGCACCCAGTGAGTGCTCCTCACGGGAGGACTCTGCACGAGCAACAATGTCCGCCGAGGGGCTTCTCCAACCAGCTGGCCGAAGAAGTGCCATCCTACCTCCACGGCACCACTGCACCCCTGTCCCCACATGCCCAGACCACAGGGCACCTGTGCGTCCCCCCTGTGCTTGGGCATCAAATACCACCCTCTTTCCCAGCAAATACGATGTCCGCGTATGTCACAAAAGAAGGGTGGGCGGGCCCGGCCGAGGACGCCAGGGTCGCACCCAGGCCTGGCTcggaagagacaggaagaaagcaTCCCGTCAACTACAGCGTTTCCACGTGGGAGTGTGGAGGCCGTGCGAGTGAATGGACCGTgcctggtggggggcggggggggagacaCCGTATTCGTTGGGCTCTCTGGGAGGCAGAGACCAAGAGGGAGTCAGAGTGTGTGACTTTCCCTGGGGGGTAAGACCCGTGGGTGATGCGGGGGCGGGAGCCGGAGCTGGGCCGGCAAAGCCGTCAGACCACCGAGCAGGCCTGACTCCGGTGTTAGGaggggggcagaaggaagggctTCAGGCAACGGCGCAGCTCGGAGGGAGCCGTGGCCAGCTAATGCGAATGGCGTGGACCACTGCCCCATGCCGTCACTGGCCGGAGGGCTGAGGCCGAGCCTCAAGGCGCCCGCAGCTGGAGGCCGGCCCCTCACCGCTCCTCTCGGTGGGTTCTCTCCCGGAGGGAAATCTGTCCCGGCCACCTCACCCTGCTTCCTGGCTCCCCTGCCTCTTCTCAGACGGGCACTCTCTTCCcagctccctctgtcccctcctccacccccccatcCCTGCACCCCATCCCACCCATCCTTCGTGATCCAGCTCCAAGCCCCCTCGTGCAAACACCCCATTTGCCCCCGAGGGCGCAGGCAGAGCTCCCAGGTGAGAGACTGTCACACCAGCCCCACCTCCCAGCGTCTGGTGGAGTAGGACACCTGGCTGCTGTCTGGCGGCTGAGACGTGGGAAGAGCAGGAGGCACTGTGTGACTGTCCCCCTGGCCACCTACCTCCTCTGAGCAGGTCCCTCAGCTCtaaaggggggagggaggtgtgAGCGTAAGTGAGATAGAGCACAAGAGAGTGTGCTGGAAGGAGCCGTCTCCACCGGCCCTCCGCTGCTCCCTTGTGACCCCTCTGTgggtccccccagcccccagcagtaCCGCACAGGCCACAGGCCTTTTCTGGCCTGGCCTTTCAGCAGCATCACCTGCTGGTCCACAGCACCCTCCCTACTCAGCCGCCGGGTGCCCTCCCGGGGTTTCCACGGCCTCCCTGGCCAGTGTCCCTGGTCCCCCTGCTCCTACTCTGGTTTCCCGATGGTCTGTTCCCATCGCAGTAGTAGCCAGTGTTCCTGTTAAAACAAGCCCCGTCTCGCCAACCCCCTGCTCCAAACCACCCCTGGCCTCCCCACCAAGCGTGAAACCCCAAAGCCCCTCCAGGAGCCCACAGAGGCCACAAGAGCTGCGGTCTGGCtgtccctcccaccaccctccccctctgacctcatctcctactaACCTCTCTTCACGCCCACTCTCCTCCAACCACAGTGGCCTTCCCGCTGTCCCTCCACGCCACTGGCCACACACTGTCCCCTGTGCCTGGaatgcctcccccccccacagATGTCTCCATAGCTCATGCCTTGCCCCCTTCAATTCTTTGCTCAGATGGCATCTTCTCAGCAAGGCCCATCCTGACCGCTGCATTTCAACTCCAGCTCTCCCTCAGCCTCCACTTTACCTTCCCCACAGCACTTACTTCCTCCTCTTATCCTATAATGTATCCATATTGTGTTTTCCCGTGTCTCTCCGCTCATAGGAACGCAACCTCCACGAGGACAGGGCTTTCACTGTTTCCTCAACCAGTGCCTTCCAGCGCCCAGAAGCATGTCTGGCAAAGGCAGACACTCCCAAAATATTTGTCGaatggaggaatgaatgaatataaagttCTTGAGACAGGCTCAGCATTCAGTAGCTCCTGACATCCTTATTATTACCGCTGTTACTATCACTGGAGGAAGTCAGGAGAGGCGCAAAGGCGCTCAGACATTTTGGACGCTGGGTTGAGTGAATgttccctgcccctccactccctaggccctttctcccctcccctgtcaaAACACGGCAGGCACCTCGCATGGCAGGGTCCGCGCCCCACTCCTCCACCCAGCCGGCCCTCTGATCTCTTGAGAGGTGCCCCATGAGAGCTCCGGGCGTCTGTCCCCGTCTGAGGAGACGCTACAAGAGCGACGGGTAGGGTGGGGAGGGCGCCCTGGCCTGGGCAGCCCccaggaaaggagaaagcagCTCCGTGGCGCTGAGTGTATGTCGACCCGGTGATGGGTGGCCTGGCGGCACGGTGGGCAGAAGTCAGGTGGACAGAGACGGCAGAGCAGCTGTGGGCTCTCGGGGTGGAAGCCAGCACCAGCGAGGCAGGAAGTTGGTCAAGAGGGCAGGGCACGGGGCACACGGCCAGGCTGGCTGCGGTGGGGGACGGGATGTGGGAGGAGATGGGCGGGCTGGTGCCCTGCACTGCAGCAGGGAGCTGGCTGACCCTGAGAAGGTCAATCCCAGAGGAAGCTGGGGGCCCTAGAGGCAGCAGTGAGGACCGGGAGGGGGCCCCTGCTGGGCAGccagcccccacctctgctccctcccaccagcgTTCATGGGGGCATCAGCGGGGCCCCTACTTGTGCCCCCAAAGGGACGATCCTCAGTAGCCCGGAGGTCAGGGTCCCCTCTGATTACTGAGGGGGAGGGACTCACCCTCTGACCTGGATGCATTCTGGCCTCCAAGGTGCCTCCTCCCCACTGAGGAGGCATTCAAAGTCCTCTGCCATTTCCTGGCCCTGCAGTCCTGCTTGGCATCCTTCTCTGAGCCTGGGAGGCAGACAACGCAGAATGGCTTACCCCACATCCTACCACCTTCAGACTTCTCAGACGGTGTTTAAAGTTAAGTGGTGAGACCATGTTTGTGAAAGCCTTTAAAGCCGTAAAGTGGCTCTTTGGATGGTAATGGTCAGCCTTGGTCTGCCTTCTAGCCCCTCCACAGATGGACAGAGTGTGCGTCTGAAAGGCACCATCTGACCCCAACGCCGCTGAAACCCCTCCGATACCTTCCCACTTCACTTACAGCAAAACCCCGAGCCCTCCCTAAGGGTCTCTAGGATGTGCCCCAGACTAACTCTTGAACCTTCCTCCAGGGAGCAGGCCACACCCTTCTTCCCATTCCTCGAAGGCACCCAGCTAAGCCCATTCTCCTCAGGGCCTCTGCCCAAACTCGGATGACTGGCTTCTTGAGCTCACATACCACTTCCTGCCAAAGCCTTCCCTCACCAAGCTCCACCAACCCCTTTGACACTGAGTTGCCTTTCTGCTGTCAGTCTCTCCCTGCACTCTGTCTGCCCTTCAGGGCCCAGGccttgtctcctttctttctttcttttttttaatttttttaatgttttatttatttttgagagagagagagagagagagagagagagagggaagggcagagggaaagggagaaacagaatctgaagcaggctctaggctctgagctgtcagcacagagcctgacgcagggctcgaactcacgaactgtgagatcatgacttgagctgaagtcggatgcttaagcgactgagccacccaggcgcccctgctttgtttatttttgtagccCCAGTATTAGCACAGCACCTGCTGCTACTAAGGAGGAGTGAACAAgtgtttgttgactgactgactgaatggCTGGCTGGCTAATGAATCCCTATTCCCAGTGTGTAGCACTGAGATAATAGCAAGAGTTACTTCCTGACGGCTTAGCTTGTGCCAGGAACTCCTGCAAGTTCTTCCCaggtatcattttcattttcatttttagtctTCATAATCACCCAATGAGAGAGGGGCTATTATTACCCCCTCCCGAGAGGGAGCACTGATGAGGACACGGAAAGAGGTTAGGTGATTGGCCCGGGGTCTCCCTGCCACTTAGCAGCAAGGCTGGAAACACACACAGGACGTGGAGGAGCTGGGGCGGTACAACTTCAGCACCCACCTTCCTAAGCTCTATGCTAGGCTGCCTGGAAAGCCTTGAGCTCTAGCGAGGTGGCCGCTGAAGGGGTCCAAGCACCAATGGCTGCCTGGACCGCCCAACGTTTAGGTCATCGGGCATCGTTTCTGTTCCAGTCCAGTCCAGCCCTGTCAGCTTCTACCAGGAACCTGGGAGAAGGAGGTGGGGTGGTGGGACCCCAACTGCTCTACTCCCCAGTTCTCCGCCCCAGGCTATGGGCAGGGCAGCCGGGATTTGAGGCCTGGACAATCTCTTAGCCCATTGGGAGACTCACGGAGCCACGCAGCTCAGGGCCATTTGTTTCTGAGAAGCTTCCGATGCTGTGCCACAGCCCTCCCCACAGTGGTCACTGGCGTCTACTCACAGACTCCAGGATCAGAGGGTTCCCTAACTGCCTCAGCAGCCTAGGGCGCCTGGGAACATCTCATCTGCCCAGTCTCCTCACACTGACCCCCAAACACTCTTCGTCTTCCTCCTACTTATGGGTCCACACAGAACAAGCTCACTCCCTTTGGGTGTCACAGAGCCagcctccccccctccaccccacccccccccctctgctcctcttggAGTTGTGGTCTCACCTGACTCTGTTCCAGCTCCTTCACCCTCCCAGCCTCTTGGTTCTCCCCAGAAAGGCAAGGGCAGCCCTTCTCCCAGTCTCCATACCAGGCCTTCCTGACCACTGAGATGCCGTAAGGGGAAGTGAACATGGAGCCTCTCTTGGCCTTCTGACTGCCAGGTGGAGAGGCCCAAGAGGAGATGCCAAGCAGAGTGTCTGACTCAGAGCCCTAGAGGCACCAGAACCGacggggtgggggtaggggcagggaaGCCTTGTCCTCTGGTCCACAGCTTAGGACCAGGGTTTGGACCCTCTAGAATGGCCTCAGACCCCACTGGACCCTTCCTGAACACCCTGGGAGGGGATGTGTATGGGCCTCCAGCTGAACCCAGCCACGAGTGAGTGACACCCTCAAGGCAGGGACCTGGGTACTGAGCTGGACAGGTTTGTCCCTGCTCCCGGGCCTGAGTCTCTGCTGAACCAGCTGATGCCGTCCCCATTCCCTAAGGGCTAGAGGCCCCcctgactccccccacccccattccctaATGTCCTGAGGCCACTCACCGGCTCACTTCTCCCGACCATCTCCTCCTGAAGACCCACGACTTTTCTTCAGACCCCAGGCTAAGAAAACCACACCTGGGGGACACACTCCCAGTTCTCTTCCTCGGGGTCACTCCCTGTTCCCTCAGTTGCTGTACTGAGTTCCAGCCCAGGGCTCAACCTCCCCATTGGCGGCAGCCCGTCAGGCGCAGCTGGGCGCCGATGCCCGGGGTCCCTCGGCCCCGCTCCTCCGCCTACGACACgcacacccccgccccctcccaacTTCAGAAAGTTTGGCCTGGGGCTCCCCACCTCCGAGCAGGCTCGGGCCCGGCCCCGCCTCCCGGTCCTGCTCCCCGCGCCTGACCTTCATAGCTCCCCGGGACGGAGACCACCCCACCGATACCCGCTCCTCCCGCCCCGGCCCCCTGCCCGCCCGAGGCCCGGGCCTCCGGGTCACGCACCGCCTCCGCGCGCAGTCCCTGGGGCCCTCCTGGGAAAGGGGCACCAGGGGTCTGATGTCCTGCTCCCCGCGGCCGCCCGCGCCAGCACGCACGCGGCCGGTGCCCCACTTCCCTGGCCCGGGCCGCCCGCAGCCCCGCCAGGACCCCGCGCGCCCCCGCGCCCGgcctgcccgcctgcccgcccGGCCGTCGGAGCACCTCGCCCGGCTCGTCTTCCTCCAGGCCGCTGAAGCTCCACACCACCAGGCCCTGCAGCAGCAGGATGGCCAGCGCCGTGGCGATCGCCAGCTTGTAGCGCCGCACCAGCTTCTGCACCCGCGCGCTCGCCACCATCTTCCTGCCCGGGACGCGGGGCGCGCGCCCAGCCCTGCAACCCGGCCGCGGGCGCGCGCCTGGGCGCGGACGGAGCCGGTGGGCCCCCCCCATAGGAGGCGGGCCTGGCGCgcgccggggcggggcggggcagggggcggggtccACGGGCCAGAAATGCCGCGCCCCGCAGGCCAGGGGCGGAGCCTGGGGTCGCAGAGCCGCGGGCCCGGCCCGTGCGGGGTCAGCCTCCCTGGTGGTGCCTCCCCGGTCTTCGTCCGTGGCCCGGTCCCCGTGGGCGCACACCTGCTCCAGGATGGCAAGCCGGCTTGCGGAGAGGTCTGCGGCCCGACCTCTGTCTTGCTCGCCGCCTGGTGTCGCGGGAGGTGGGGCAACTCAGCCCCCTGCTGATC is drawn from Panthera uncia isolate 11264 chromosome E1, Puncia_PCG_1.0, whole genome shotgun sequence and contains these coding sequences:
- the XYLT2 gene encoding LOW QUALITY PROTEIN: xylosyltransferase 2 (The sequence of the model RefSeq protein was modified relative to this genomic sequence to represent the inferred CDS: deleted 1 base in 1 codon), which codes for MVASARVQKLVRRYKLAIATALAILLLQGLVVWSFSGLEEDEPGEKGRQRKPRPLDPSEGSKDTDSSAGRRGSAGRRHGRWRGRAESPGMPVAKVVRAVTSRHRANRRVPPAPPPEAPGRQNLSGAAAGEALVGAAGFPPHGDTGSVEGASQPTDNGFTPKCEIVGKDALSALARASSKQCQQEIANVVCLHQAGSLMPKAVPRHCQLAGKMSPGIQWDEVRAQQPVDGPPVRIAYMLVVHGRAIRQLKRLLKAVYHEQHFFYIHVDKRSNYLHREVVELARRYDNVRVTPWRMVTIWGGASLLRMYLRSMRDLLEVPGWAWDFFINLSATDYPTRTNEELVAFLSKNRDKNFLKSHGRDNSRFIKKQGLDRLFHECDSHMWRLGERQIPAGIVVDGGSDWFVLTRGFVEYVVYTDDPLVAQLRQFYTYTLLPAESFFHTVLENSPACESLVDNNLRVTNWNRRLGCKCQYKHIVDWCGCSPNDFKPQDFLRLQQVSRPTFFARKFESTVNQEVLEILDFHLYGSYPPGTPALKAYWENTYDAADGPSGLSDVMLTAYNAFVRLSLRHAAAAAPPLATPLCRFEPRGLPSSVHLYFYDDHFQGYLVTQPVQPSAQGPAETLEMWLMPQGSLKLLGRSDQASRLQSLEVGTEWDPKERLFRNFGGLLGPLDEPVAMQRWARGPNLTATVVWIDPTYVVATSYDIAVDADTEVTQYKPPLSRPLRPGAWTVRLLQFWEPLGETRFLVLPLTFNRKLPLRKDDASWLHAGPPHNEYMEQSFQGLSGILNLPQPEPAEEAARRHAELTGPALEAWTDGELSGFWSVAGLCAMGPSTCPSLELCRLTSWSSVFPDPKSELGPVKADGRLR